CCAGCACAGGTCTGTGGAAAGATGCCTGATAAAACAGGGTGTTCACTTCAAAATCTAGATATGATACCACATTTGAAAGTGTATGCCAGCTTTTGAGCATTTTGAGTTAATACATATACTACTATATTTACTGATGCTGTGAAGCCACACAGAACACATCACAATCCAGTGTTTCCTGAGAACTGAGAGCTCAATActcagctcttctttggatttcGCCTGCTAAAGAACACGGTTTGGCATCCCTCCATGTCTTAGCAAAGCCTTTTGATGCATtaataacagttttttttgAGGACCAGTTTTTAGACCTGTGTGTCTGAAGCTATAGCAGTGAGTGACAGCAACCTCCAGAAACCACTCACAACCAGTTGGAGAATACTCACTTTTCCCTACTGAAGGTGGTTGCCAACTGGTCTGTAGCCTTGTGTGATTGCTGATTAACACCTCCTGAATCTCCCTCTGCAGATATTTACTCACAGATATGAGGCTGGAAATCAATTTCCAGCAAGATGCAAAAATGagcataaaaagcaaacaaaaagtacatatggaatacaacttttatttttaatatttttatacacCAGTTTATTCACTGACACTACACTGTATGAAAATGATATTCATAAGTGTCTTGAAATTAGAGATAAAATATGAACTCAGGAAAAAGTGTTAGTATCATTATCATTGTTTATAAAACATTAttcttcatttattattttctttttattattttcttctgtctttgtttcgGCAAAATCTTGTTGTAAAATTGCCattttgctgtatttcacaAAAGCAGGTGTAATAGTTAAACTTCAGCCTTCACATTTTCCCTAAATaatttaccaaaataaaattaatcattattagaTACCAATTTCTAacctgtgcttgttttttttttcatttttgggaaaatgaaaacagctaAGGATCACATCTGTttgttttagaaaaacaaaacattttagactCAACATGTACATGCACATGACGTCTTGGGACACTGAGGGGTGCAGACAGTACACAGCTTGGGTAGTTATGAGAAAGCCTATTTCTGTAAGGTGAAGCTATGACTTGAGATATGAGGCTGAGGTGGAAGTGGTAGGGTCAGGGCATCCAGACTGATGCCATTTTCTCATATATcttagactgtgtgtgtgtgtgtgtgtgtgtgtgtgtgtgtgtgtgtgtgtgtgtgtgtgtgtgtgtgtgtgtgtgtgtgtgtgtgtgtgtgtgtgtgtgtgtgtgtgtgcagtatatctccctgacctgtctggccTGGaggtggtgtgtttgtgtgataagCCACTTTCCCTCCTCTCAATGTCCTCACACTTGGATGTTCATCCAAAACATTCCCACAAAGGCACGGGAGCTTTTTGCAGCTCTGCTTCCCAACTGTAAGAATGATTAATGATGAGCATGGCTCAAGAAAGTCTGCAAGTTAGTTCAGGCTGGATACTCGAGTTGTTGCTTGCATCATACGGCTGACTCTCCTTACTCTTCTTACTTCACCAGCATCCTCCTGTAGGCTCCAAGTAAATGTTTGTTCAAGACTCACAAATTTCTTTGTGTATCATATTTGCACTGAATGATGATCTAGGAGGGGGAGGGAGCCAGTTTAGCAAGCAACCCATATAGCATAAAGTTTAATGCAGAGCCCTGTTCAAATCCACCTTGTGGCCATTTACTGTGTATttgtaaaatgaaatattgcttTTTTGAGCTCACTAAAGAAgccttgttgttttttccactaGGTACCTCGCCAAGCTGTCATCAGTGGGGAGCATCAGGGACGAGGAGACGTGTGAGAGGTTACGAGGCCTGATCCAGAGACAGGTACTCCACTCAACTGTAGTAATAAGTTACTAAGTCAGTTATGAAGTTACAAATGCACTTGTTTTTCACTATAAAGAGTTATATTCAGTCAAGGTGAGCTGTCCATCAGTGTCCATCAGTCCACACCCAAAACTCCAATATCAGTATGGATATACATAAAGAGCAATACTATCCATACAGGGCAAACATATTTATTGCACCAGCCTACAAGCATGGCTTCCTAAGGCTGTAAAGTTGGCCATTTTAACATGGAGGTCTCTGGGGGATTGAATCATTTTTGGACCCAGCCTGAAATGTTCATGGAAGGACCTGCAAAGGAATTTCAACTTTCATCACTGAGAATTTATAAACTACTGCTATCAATCATTTTTAAGGTTTGATAGTGTAGACTAGTAAAACCAAGCTGTTAATTCTTGAAAAGTTCTACATTCAAAGAATTTgagcgtaaaaaaaaaaagtgtacatAAAGCGGTTTTAAGGATTGTTAGCTCGTTGGTTTTCTGATGTCAGTTGTTAGCAGAAACAAAACCAGCCTGCTTCCTCTTGAGAGGACAACACTTCATAGATGAGTCCTTGGAAGATTCAGAAACTGGGGCCTGACTTGTACATCAACCCCAACAAGCTAAGGGGGTTGATGTAAACGTTCTCAATCATTTTTAAAGAGACCGTATTTCTTTGCTCTCAGCACCATGGACGTAAATGAATTACTCTGTTACTTGATATGGTAGCATCTACAGAATACATCAAAGGCTTCTAGGCTACATTATGACATTGTTTGCAACATTTATGGCATTTGGTTTACTGCTTTGTCAGGTATTTTAAACAGATATGTGGTGATATTATTTGTTCCAGCCACTTCTAGCTGTTGTTTTGTCCTCCTCTGTTCCATATCCAGCTAAGCTTTGCTGATTTCTATGCATTGCctgccatgaaaaaaaaaggtttctcgTGGTAAGCCATCTTGATCGTTTACATTCGGTATTGTCAGTCTTGGACACTCCAAGCTTGGAAATTGTAATCCTCAACTTGGAAAATTCCAACCTGAATTGAACGCACAGCCGTGCACACTGAGCGGTTACCTGTGGTCTGTCCTGCCTCACTAACAACATATAGGCTCCATTTACTAAATTAAATCCAAGAGGTcatccaaaacaaaactgaatacaTTTACAAAACTACATATAGAAGTTTACATATGTTCAAGAAAACCATATGGGTAACAATATGGACAAAATTTTGCCATGATCGTTGGAACTCATAGGCTCATGGAAATTAGAGGTAGTAAAGTTAGCATGTTGATATGTCTCACTAACTACTGGTTGCATTGCCATTGATTTTTACACTGACATTCCTGACTCCTATTGACTCAGGTGATCCCCAGACATTTCCTGTAGTGCCACCAGTAATCCCAAACGTTTCATTATCCAGCGAAATATCTCCACATCTACTGGATATATTGGGACATAATTTTCTACAGACATTCCCGGGTCCCAGACATGACTTTGCTGATCCCCTGACTTTTCCTCTGGCGCCACCCCAAAGTTGGCATTTGTGGTTGGGGTGAAATTTTCTTGACAAGTTTCGGATTGATTACAATGACATTTTCCCTCCAGGAAAATTTACAATGGAATTTAATTCTGATGATCCTCTTACTTGTCATGAGGCCCCTCCATCAGGTCAAATTTAATTTGTCTTGTATTTTGGTTTCTGACAGAATACAAGTATTACATAACTACCAGCATACCAACAAACCAAATTATTAGAGCACATGCAGCATAGGTGTTATAATGTATTATGCTAATACTGAAAGTTTGAGCATATAAGCATCATGAAGTGCCGAAACAGGTAGTAACAATACACCGTAATTAAAAGATGAACGTAACCGTTTTTTGAGGATCTGTTCTGAAGCACTCATATTTTTGCCCATGTTGGTTTTGGACTCAGAAATGACTATATAAACAGATGAGAGGGTGGGGAGCTAATTCATTAGCTAGAGGAGCAAGTCTGGGTTGAATACTACATCCATGAAGTGCACAAATGGAcctgcttatcagtgtaagtgacAAACTAATTAAATGCTGATGGGGAAGCTTCTTGGATAGgtggaaaaacacagcaaactgtATTATTTTCCAGATAATTCCATTACGAATGCTCTAAAAGACCCAAGAGCATCAACAAAATTGACAAGTTCAACCCAGTGACTCATTTTAGCTAACGTGAGTCCTAAAAGACAAATATCCCCTCCGGCTGCCTTTGTTGTCACACCTCTCAAAGTATCCATGCCACTAATTTTAAGCTTAGATCAGAACAGTAAAAACTTTCTAGCTGCATGCTCTTCGTTTGTGGGTGACGCAGCTCCTGTGTGTCCACTACAGGTTCAGATCTGTAAGCGGAGCGTGGAGGTGATGGATGCGGTGCGTCGTGGAGCCCAGCTGGCTATAGATGAGTGTCAGTTTCAGTTTCGCAACCGTCGATGGAACTGCTCCACACTGGAGTCGATGCCTGTGTTTGGGAAAGTGGTCACGCAAGGTAAGATCATCCACTGCAGCGATTCCAGAAGACACTTTAATGGCAGACAACACTAAAGCTGGTCTATAATGCTAAAACAGGTTTATCTGTTCTGCATTTACAAAAGTGCAACATAAATAACTCATCATGTTTTATATACTGTGAAATGTTTGAGCTTGTTTCCATTTCTATTGGCTCCAGCGTATTAATGTCTGGGCCCAATTCTTTAGATTTTAACACACTtttgtgtgtatacacacacacatacactttatCTGATCATTCAGAAGTACAAGCTCTtttcatttgcataatgacacaATGTgactgtgtgcttgtgtttatgcttgtgtgTTAGGCACCCGTGAAGCAGCCTTTGTGTATGCCATCTCAGCAGCCAGTGTGGCGTTTGCGGTCACGAGGGCCTGCAGCAGCGGGGAGCTGGAAAAATGTGGTTGTGACCACAATGTACATGGAGTCAGTCCAGAGGGTAggtctctctcactctttcacacaaacacacactcagaaaAGGAAACACAAGGGCCAACTGATCCTGTACAGTTTAATGCAGAAATAAGACTATATAATATGAAAATTGTTTTCCAAGCAGACATAACTGTGAGACTGTTAATGATGACATTTTAAAACCACCCCACACACATTTCCACATTAAATTATAAGTTTATGAAGAAtaaaacctgactgaaaaaTAGCTTGTGGTATAGTATCAGTGCAACATTTAAAAGCCTTACAATGACCGTTTCTTGTCTCTGTATTAATATCCTTTATTAGGGTTCCAGTGGTCAGGCTGCAGCGATAACATTGCATATGGAGTGGCCTTCTCTCAGTCCTTTGTCGATGTGAGGGAGAGGAGTAAAGGCCAGTCCTCCAGTCGGGCTCTCATGAACCTGCACAACAACGAGGCCGGCAGAAAGGTAATCCACTGCTGTTGATAAAGAGCCGTGGCTTATGTTCAAATTATTTGAAACAATCAAGTCATTcaagataacaaaaaaaaaaaagcttgaagaAAAGCTTGAAACcttgaatttatttacagaagATCCAAGGTCAACTCTCAAGTAGATGAGAAGCCTCAAGTTATAAGACACATTCCCAAGTCAAGTCTCCAGCCATTCAAAGGatcaagatattttaaaaagtagtttTTACCTTTTGTAGGGGTTTGATGTCCATTACAGTCAAATCTTAAGTCATTTGAGACAAGTCCATCTAGGTCAGGTTTTAACTTCTTGAGAATAAGTTTAAATTGAGTGTTTTTTTAGTTGAAAGGTTTTTAGtccttcagttaaaaaaaaaaaaactagtcaGGATTATATACGTTAAAAACAGGCTTAAGCCAAGTTGTGATCAAGTTATTTAAAACAAGTCCAAGTGTCACACCATATGTGACAAGTCAATGTCAATTCTCAAGTCAGCCTAGAAAGTCAAACCCAGAGTTCTCAAATCATGTCACAAGTTCTTTAAGTTTAATGTTGTTGATGTTAGTAGTCTAGTCCAGCCATTCGAGAAAAGTCCAAGTGAGCATAACCAAATAGAAAGTTAAGCCCCAAATTATAAGAGATAAACCCTCGAATCAAGTCTCTAGTAATTCGATTTGCCCTTTTGTAGGGTGGCACTGCATTAATTTTCAGTcaagtttcttttaaaaagaaacatcaaGTCTGGTCTTCAGTCATTTAACATAAGTCCAAATTAAATATGAAGTTACTGAAAAGAGATCtaaaaaaatgtgagaaaacTAAAAGACAACACAAATTATTTGAGATAAATGCAAAGTCAGGTATCAAGTCATTTAATAGAAATACGAGTCAAAGCTCCATTTTTGTTTTAGGTGTTACTGAGAGCAAATTCAGCGTTATAGAAACAGATGTTGGCATCCAGATCTGCTGCTTTTAAAGCTGTTTCAGCAAACCAAATGTTCTTTGGAATCCTTGCAGGCCATCCTGTCTCACATGCGTGTGGAGTGCAAATGCCACGGCGTCTCAGGCTCCTGTGAGGTGAAGACCTGCTGGAAAGCCATGCCACCATTTCGCAAGGTGGGCAACATCATCAAGGAGAAGTTTGACGGCGCTACCGAGGTAGAGCAGCGGAAGGTGGGCACAACCAAAGTCCTTGTTCCTCGCAATTCCCAGTTCAAACCTCACACGGATGAA
This DNA window, taken from Astatotilapia calliptera chromosome 5, fAstCal1.2, whole genome shotgun sequence, encodes the following:
- the wnt4 gene encoding protein Wnt-4a translates to MTEEYVFRCVLMLCCALLSANASNWLYLAKLSSVGSIRDEETCERLRGLIQRQVQICKRSVEVMDAVRRGAQLAIDECQFQFRNRRWNCSTLESMPVFGKVVTQGTREAAFVYAISAASVAFAVTRACSSGELEKCGCDHNVHGVSPEGFQWSGCSDNIAYGVAFSQSFVDVRERSKGQSSSRALMNLHNNEAGRKAILSHMRVECKCHGVSGSCEVKTCWKAMPPFRKVGNIIKEKFDGATEVEQRKVGTTKVLVPRNSQFKPHTDEDLVYLEPSPDFCDYDPRTPGMLGTVGRQCNRTSKAIDGCELMCCGRGFQTQEVEVVDRCSCKFHWCCYVKCKQCRKMVEIHTCR